TTCGGCCGCCACCTCGGCCATCGCCTGTTCGATGCCGGCGCGCAGGATGTCGACCATGCGGTCGATCTGGGCCTCGGTGATGATCAGCGGCGGCGACATCACGCACATATTATAGACCGGCCGCACCAGCAGCCCCATGCGCTGGCAATGCCGGTCGACGCGCAGGGTGAGGGCATAATCGCGGTCCTCGTCGGGATGCGCCGCATCAAGGGTGCATTCCACGCCGGCCATCAATCCGATCACCCGCACCTCGGCCACCACCGGCAGGTCTTCCAGCGCCCGCAGCCGGGCGGCGAAATGCGGCATCACCCGGCGGACATGGGCCAGCAGCCCGTCCCGCTCGATCACGTCCAGATTGGCCAGTGCCGCCGCCGCCGCCACCGGATGACCCGAATAGGTGAAGCCGCTGAAGAACACCCGCGCATCGCCGCCGGGATTCCGCTGCCGGCGATCTGCCACGCGCCCGATCGTCTGGTATCGGTGGCGCTGGATCTGCTGACACCGCTGGCCCTGCGGCGCGGCGGTGCGATGGTGCAGGATCCGCAAGGACTGCTGGGGGCGCTGGCCGGGCGGATCAACGGGCTGGCCCTGTGGCACGGCGTGGCGATCGACGAGCCGCATGACAGTGTGCGGCGCCGATCCGAGGGCGCCATCTGGGACGCGACGGACTGCCGGATGCATAGCTGGCAGCGCCGCGCCGGCAAGGATCAGCGCCCGGCCGTCGCCATGTCGGGGCTGATCGGCCGGCTGGTGATCCATCAATTGCCGGCGGCATTGCTGCCGGTTCTGGTGGTGGGGCAGGCAACCCATGCCGGCAGCCATGCCGCTTTGGGCCTTGGCCGTTATCGGCTGATGATCGATGATCGGGAGCGGCCATCCACGCCACCGGCGGCGGATCGGCGCAGGCGCGGCCCGATCGCCGACCGCGCGGGATGATGCGGGTGAGGTGTGATGCGGATCTTGTCGGTCGATGCCGAAACCAACGGGCTGTATGGCGCACCCTTCGCCATCGGCATGGTGGTGCGCGATACCCATGGCGCCGATTGGCAGTTCATCGCGCGTTGCCCGATCGATGGCGACATCGACCCCTGGGTGGAGCAACACGTTCTGCCCGCCCTGTCCGGTGTGGCCGTCACCCACCCGACCGACGACGCGTTGCTTGCGGATTTCTGGCAGGCCTATCGGTCGGAAGTCGACGACGCGACCGCGGCCGGTGAAACCCTGATCTGTGTCGCGCATTGCGCATCGCCGGTGGAATCCGGCCTGTTCCGGCGCTGTGTCGAGGTGGACCCGGCGGCGCGGCAGTTTCAGGCACCGTTTCCGCTGCATGACGTGGCTAGCATGCTGCTGATGGCCCGTGAAGACCCGCTGTCGGTGCGCGATTTTCTGGCCCGCCACGCGATCACGGTGCCGTTTGACGGTGCCGCCCATCATCCATTGTTCGATGCGTGGACGGCACTGCTCGCCACCGAGGCACTGCTGGCCGGGCGGCCCCTCAGTCCCTGATGTTCAACTCAATCCCTGGCGCTCAATCCCTGAAGCGGGCTGGCCGCTTTTCCTGGAAGGCGGCGAGGGCTTCCGACAGGTCATCCGACAGCAGCATGGCGGCGTTCCAGGTGGCGATATAATTCAACCCGTCGGCAACGCTGTGGTCGCGGACATAGGTGATCATCTCCTTGGTGCCGCGCACCGCCAGCGGCGATTTGGATGCGATATCGGCGGCAATGGCGGCCACGCCCTGGTTCAGCGCGTCGACATCCGGATAGACCCGGTTGACCAGATGCATGGAAGCGGCCTCGGCGGCAGTGACCTTGCGGGCGGTATAGGCCAGTTCGCGTGCCAGCCCCTCGCCGATCACCTTGGGCAGACGCTGAAGCGTGCCGACATCGGCGGCAAGGCCGACATCGACCTCCTTGACCGAAAACCACGCCTCCTCGGTGCAATAGCGCATGCAGCAGGCGGTGATCAGGTCGATGCCACCGCCGATGCACGGCCCGTTCACCGCCGCGATCACCGGCTTGCGGCAGCGTTCGATCGCGGTGATCGTGTCCTGGATCTCAAGGATCTTGCGGCGCAGCTTCTCGCCCTGGCGGCCGTCGCAGGGGTCCGCCACCGATTGCTTCATCTCGACCAGCATCGCCAGATCGATGCCGGCGGTGAAATAGCGCCCGGCGCCGGTGATGACGCCAACCCGCGCCGCCGGGGTCTCATCCAGCCAGGCCATCGCCGCCTTCAGCTCCGGCCACATCGGCGCGCTCATTGCATTCGCCTTGTCGGGCCGGTTCAGCGAAATCCAGGCCACAGCACCGTCGAGCCGCAGGGCAAGGGTGGAGAAGACGGGCAGGGTGGCGGGGGTGGTGCCGTCCATGGGGGCGCATCCTCGGGCAAGCTGGGGCGGTGGCGACGTCTGAAAAACAATCAGACGTTTGAATGATTGATGGCAATATTGCGTGACCGGGGGCGGTCACGCAAGTCTGTTCCTCGACAGTGGCGGCCCACGCCTCAGGGTTTGGGGCCGACCGCGGTGATCGCCACACCCTGGTCTTCGGATGCCGTGTTCTGGGCAGCCTTGGCGCGCAGATAGCCGTCACGCGCGGCCAGCCGGTCCCAATAGGCGCGGACATTCGGCGGCAGATGGTGGCCGATGCCGATATTCTGTGCCAGCAGCAGGGCATAGCCCACCGAGATATCGGCCATGGTGAAGCGGCCGGCGCAGATATAGTCCTGCTCGCCGGTGATCTGCTCCACCAGCCGCAGCCGGGCCAGGAACCATTTGGTGTAGTCTTCAACAACCTGCGGCTGCTTGCGCTCGGCCGGCTCGAAGGTGCCATAGCGCAGAACCAGGGTCTGCGGGAAGGTCAGCGTCGCCTCGCCGAAATGCAGGAAATTGAGATAGGGGCCGAAATCCGGTTCCTCGACCCCCACCGCCAGCGGCGTCGGGCCATAGCGCGCCGCCAGATACTGGCAGATCGCCGCCGACTCGGTCATCCGTTTGCCCTGATCGAGCATGGTCGGGATGGTGCCCAGCGGGTTGATCTCCAGATAGGGTTTCTGGAACACCCGCGGCGGAAACGGCAGCATCTTCAGCTCGTAATCGAGCCCCAGTTCCTCCAGCGCCCAGAGCGGGCGGAAGGAACGGGCATCGTGGCAGTGATAGAGCGTGATCAAGGGTGGAACCTCCCACGGCGTCGTGTTCTTGTTCGACCGCCTGGATCATCCGGAACGGCCGATCTCCTGAACAGGAATTACAGCCCCATCTGCCGGCTGGCCAGATCTTTCATGATCTCTTCCGCACCGCCGCCGATGGCGTTGACCTTGACCTCGCGATAGATCCGCTCCACGGCGGCGCCGCGCATATAGCCGGCACCACCGAAAATCTGCACGGCCTCTGATGCGCAGTAGGCCATGGTCTGGGTCGCCTGGTTCTTCGCCATGCAGATCTGCGCCACCGGATTGTCGCCCTGATCCAGACACCAGACCAGCCGCTCGATGAAGGCTTCGGTGACCTCGACGCGCTGCGCCATGTCGACCAGCTTGTGGCGGATCACCTGATGCTGGCTGAGTGGCTTGCCGAAGGTCACCCGCTCGCGCGCATAAGCGATCGCCTCGTCCACACAGACCCGCGCGAAGGCGCAGGCGGTGGTGGCAAGGGCGATGCGCTCATCGTTGAAGTTCAGCATGATCGTGCGGAAGGCCGAGCCCTCCTCGCCGATCAGGTTTTCCACCGGCACCCGCACCTCGTCGAAATGGAGCGTGGCGGTATCCGACGACCACCAGCCCATCTTCTTGAGAGGCGTGCGCGAGAAGCCGGGGCTGTCGGCCTCGATCACCAGCAGGCTGATGCCGCCGCGACCGGGGCCGCCGGTGCGCACCGCGACCGTGTAGTAATCGGCACGCATGCCCGAGGTGATGAAGGTCTTTTCGCCGCTGACCACATAATGATCGCCGTCCAGGCGGGCTTTCGTGCGGATGCTGGCGACATCCGAGCCGCCATTGGGCTCGGTGATCGCCAGCGCCGAGATTTTCTCGCCCGCAAGGATGCCGGGCAGTACCCGCGCCTTCAACTCGGCCGATCCGGCCTTCAGAATCGGCGGGCTGCCGATGGTATGGCTGAGCAGGCTGGCCGGCACGCCGCCGGCGCCGCAGCGCGCCAGCTCCCGCCCGGCGATCACCGCCATGAACCGATCGGCCGGCACGCCGCCATACTCTTCCGGATAGCCGAGCCCCAGCAACCCGATCGCCGCCGCCTTGCGATAGAGCGCGCGCGGGAAGCTCCCGGCCTCGTCCCAGTCATTCACGAACGGCGTGATCTCGCGGGCGACCCAGCGACGCAGCGTGTCCTGCCAGTCCAGATGGTCCGCCGACAGAAACGGCGAGCGTAACGTGTTCACAAGCGGCATCCTCCGGTCAGCCGGCGGCCGCGGGTGCGGCGGCCTCGATCTCGACCATGACATGACCGGAGGCGACCTGATCACCTTCGGATACGGTGATTGCGGTGATGGTGCCGGTGCAGTCCGCCTTGTGGACATGCTCCATCTTCATGGCCTCCAGCGTCACCAGCGGCTGGCCCTGGTCGACGGCATCGCCGATCGCCGCCAGCACCGCCACCACCCGGCCGTTCATCGCCGCCTTGATCCGGCCATCGCCCGCGGCCTCGCCGGCGCGATGGGCGGGCTCGAACGACAGATCGTCGATCCGCACCGGACGCCCGCTCAGATGCAGGTACAGATGATTGCCGTCGCGGGCCAGATGCACCGTCTCGGCGGTGCCGTCGATGGTCACCACCAGCCGTCCGGCGCCGTCCACCGTCTGGGGAGCGAGAACGCTGGGCGCCAGCGTCAGCACCGTGCCGTCGACCTCGGCCTCATAGGTGCCGGGGCCGCTGCGGCTGATGCTGACGCTGACCGGTGCGCCGTCCAGTTTGAACAGCACCGGCACCGGCAGGGTATGGGTCAGGCTGCGCCCGGCGACCGGACGGCCGTCGATGGCGATGCCGTGCAGCAGCAGGGCGGCGGCCGCGGCGGCCCGGTGGTCGAACGCCGTGTCGCGGGCGAGCAGGTCGTCGCCATGCTCGCCGATGAAGGCCGTGGTTGCCCCGCCGGCCGCGAACACCGGATGGGCCAGGCAGCGGCCAAGGAAGGCCTGATTGGTGGCGATGCCCAGTGCGACGGTGTCTTCAAGCCCGTGGATCAGCTTGCGGCGGGCATCCTCGCGGGTTTCGCCATGGGCGATGATCTTGGCGATCATCGAGTCGTAATAGGGTGAGATTTCCGGGTCGCCGCCCAGCGCGTGATCGACCCTCAGCGCCGTGGTCGGCGCCCAGGCGCGGAAGCGGCCGCTCTGGGGCATGAAGCCCTGGGTCGGATCTTCCGCGCACAACCGAACCTCGATCGCATGGCCGCGCACCTGCACCTGCTGCTGGGTGATCGGCAGGGCGGCACCCGATGCGGCGATGAGCTGCAACTCCACCAGATCCAGCCCGGTCACCGCCTCGGTCACCGGATGCTCGACCTGAAGGCGCGTGTTCATTTCCATGAAATAGAACCGGCCCTGGGCATCGAGCAGGAATTCGAGCGTGCCGGCGCCCTCATAGCCGATGGCGCGGGCGGCCTGAACCGCGGTTTCACCCATCCGCGCGCGCAGATCGGCATCGACCGCCGGCGAGGGCGCCTCCTCGATCACCTTCTGGTGGCGGCGCTGCACCGAGCAGTCGCGCTCGCCCAGATGCAGGACATTGCCGTGGCGATCGGCGATGACCTGGATCTCGACATGGCGCGGCGCGATGATCGCGCGCTCGATGATCACATCGGGGTTGCCGAAGGCGCTCTGGGCTTCCGACCGGGCGCTGCGCAGCCGCTCGGGGAAGCTCGCCGCATCCTCGACCAGCCGCATGCCGCGCCCGCCGCCGCCGGCGGTGGCCTTGATCATCACCGGAAAGCCGATGCGGTCGGCCTCGGCGATCAGCGTCGCCTCGTCCTGGTTCTCGCCCTGATAGCCGGGCACGCAGGGCACACCGGCCGCCTCCATCACCCGCTTGGCGCCGGCCTTGTCGCCCATGGCGACGATGGCCTCGGGCGAGGGGCCGATGAACACGATGCCGGCCTCGGCGCAGGCACGGGCAAAGCCGGCATTCTCGGCCAGAAAGCCATAGCCGGGGTGGATGGCATCGGCGCCGGCCGCCTTGGCCGCGGCGATAATCGCCTCGATCCGCAGATAGGATGCCGATGGCGCGGCAGCGCCGATATGCACCGCGCGGTCCGCCTCGGCGACATGGGCGGCGCCGGCATCGGCGTCGGAATAGACCGCGACTGTGCGATAGCCCAGCTTGCGGGCGGTGCGCATCACCCGGCGGGCGATTTCGCCGCGATTGGCGACAAGGATGGTCGAGAAGGGAGAAAGCTTTGCCATGACCGGGCGCTGGGCCTCTGTCTTGTTGGTCCGGAACGGGACGGGAGCGGTGGTCACGGCCGGGCGACCGAGAACTGCATCCGGCGAGGTGTGCGGGCCTCGGCCTCGCGGCAGATCGACAGAACCTCGGCCAGCACGGCGCGGGTGTCGCGCGGATCGATCACGCCATCGTCGAGCAGGCGCGAGCTGGTGGCGAACACGCTCATCTGGCTGTCGAAGATGTTGATGATCCGGTCCTGAAGCGCCTGAAGCTTTTCGGCATCGGGCTCGATGCCCTTGCGCTTCGCGGCGGCGGCGGTGACGATCGCCATGGTGCCGGCGGCCTGTTCGCCGCCCATCACCGCGGTCTTGGCATTGGGCCACGAGAAGCAGAAGCGCGGATGGAAGCCGCGGCCGCACATGCCGTAATTGCCGGCGCCGAAGGATGCGCCGCAATAGATGGTGATCTGCGGCACGGTGGCGCTGGTCACCGCCTGGATCATCTTCGATCCGTGCTTGATCATGCCGGCTTCTTCATAGGCGCGGCCGACCATATAGCCGGTGGTGTTGTTCAGATAGATGATCGGGGTTTCCGACTGGCAGCAGGCCTGGATGAAATGGGTGGCCTTGTTGGCGCCGGCCGGATCGATCGGACCGTTATTGGTGATGATGCCGACGGCGAAGCCCTCGATCCGGGCATGGCCGCAGACCGTTGCCCCGCCATAGCGCTCGCCGAATTCAAGGAAATCGCTGTCATCGACGATGCGGGCGATGACCTGCTTCATGTCCACCGGGCGCTTGTGGTCCTGAGGCATCACGCCCAGCAGTTCCTCAGGGTCCAGCTTCGGCGGCACGGGCGCGCGCTCTGGTGCAGGGGCGGGGATGCCGGCATCCCAGTCGAGGCCCGCCACGATGTCGCGGGCGATGGCGATGGCGTGGCGGTCATCCTCGGCCAGATAGTCGCCAAGCCCTGAAATGGTGGTGTGCATCAGCGCGCCACCGAGTTCTTCCTCGGTCGCGACCTCGCCGGTGGCGGCCTTCAGCAGCGGCGGGCCGGCCAGGAAGGCGCGGGTGCGGTCGCGCACCATCACGATGTAATCCGACAACCCGGTCTGATAGGCGCCGCCGGCGGTCGACGAGCCATGGGTGACGGTCACCACCGGCAGGCCGGCGGCCGACAGCCGGGCCAGATTGCGGAACATGCTGCCGCCATGGACGAAATCCTCCACGCGGTAGTTCATCAGATTGGCGCCGGCGCTTTCCACCAGTTGCACATAGGGCAGCTTGTTTTCGAGTGCCAGTTCCTGGGCGCGCAACTGCTTGGCCAGCCCCATCGGCTGAAGCGCGCCGGCATCGATGCCGCTGTCGGACGCATTGATCATCACCCGCACGCCCGAGACGAAGCCGATGCCCGCGATCACGCCGGCGCCGGGTGTGCTCTTCTCAGGATCGGTGCTGTCCATCAGATAGCCGGCCAGTGTCGACAGCTCGATGAACGGTGTGCCCGGATCGAGCAGCAGCGCCACGCGTTCGCGCGGCAGCAACTGGTGACGCTTCTCGAAGCGCGGCTTCGATGCCGCCGACGCCTTGCGGGTCCGGGCCTCCAGGTTCCGCATCCGGTCGATCTGCGCCAGCATGTCGCGGCGGTTCGCCTGGAAGCTCTCGGCTCCTGTCGAGATGGTGGACGATATCTGCGTCATGTTCCGGGGCGCCTCTGACGATCCTATGGGTCCGAAGAACGGTGGGGCGAGGGCCGGCCGGGGAGGGAGGACCGCGTGGGGGAAGACACCCCCGCCCGTCATGCAGCCTAGCGGCGGCGATGCGGGGCGTCTTGCGTTCAGTGGCTGCCAGCCGCGTCACTTTGGCACGGCGGATCTGGGCACCTCCATTTCCCCGCTGATGTGATCGGGTTGAGGATCCGAGGCGGCACTTCGGGTGAAGCTCGCGTCAGGCATGGGGATTGTCGGGATTTTCAGGGTTTTCCGTAGAGCGCGGACGCAGTTATCCCATGGCCGCACGGCGCTCGTGGAAGATCAGGCTGTGGATGTTGAAGGCCAGGTTGGCGAGCGTGATCTTGGTGTGCAGAGAGACGTGTCCCGCCATACCTCAGGTCACGAGGCTTCGGTGGGCCCAATGTCCGTTCAGCGAGGGCGGGCGTGACGGGCAGCGTCTGTACATTGCCTAAATACCTAAACACAGGCATTATGGACGCAGAGCCGACAAGAATGCGTGCCCGCCCATGCAGGCGGGCGCCAGGGAGGAACTGCCAATGCCGATCGCCGTTGAGCGTCGCGGACGTATTGCGTCCATCACTTTCAATCGCCCTGAGACGGGCAATCTGATGAATGCGACGCTGTTTGCCGCCTTGCGCGATGCGCTGCGCGAGGCCGCGGGCGACGATGCGGTGCGGGTGGTGCGGCTGGGATCGACCGGCGAGGCCTTCACCCGTGGCGGCGATCTGCATGAATTCATGCACAACCCGTTGAAGGACGGCTGGGAGCGCTCGGCGCTGTATGACTGCACGCTGGAACTGGCGCGGTTTCCGAAACCGATCGTGGCGGCGGTGCAGGGGCCGGCGATCGGCGGTGGATCGACCCTGATCCTGAATTGCGACATCGTGGTGGCGTCGGATCGGGCGGGCTTCGTGTTCCCGTTTTCCAGCCTGGGGCTCTGTCCGGAAATCGGGTCGAGCTATCTGCTGCCGCTGGCGGTGGGGGAACGCCGCGCCCGCGACTGGATGCTGACCAGTCGCCGGATCAGCGCCGAAGAGGCGCGCGACGCCGGCCTGATCACCGAACTGGTGCCGCATGAGCAGCTGGAGGCACGTGCCGACGCGATCGCCGAACAGCTTGCCGGCTATTCCGGTGCGGCCATGAGCGCCACCAAAAAGCTGTTGCAGGAGGTTCATCTGGCGGCCCTGGAAGCGGCGATTCAGGCCGAGCTGCGCGCGCTTTCGGTGCTGATGGAGGGGCCGGCGGTGAAGGAGGCGGTGGGCGCGTTCTTCGACAAGCGCAAGCCCGACTTTTCGACCGTCGCCTGATGCGCGCCGAAGGGGTGACCGGTATCGGCGACGCACGGCTGATGCTGATCGGCCCGGAGCGGCTGTTCTATGCCGGCCTGCTGGGCCGGCCAGGTGTGCGCAACCTGGGCGGCATCGCAATCTATGTGGCGAGTGCCGGCCGGATCGTGGTGCGGGCCGGCGGCGGCCCCGACCGCGTCGGCAGCTGTGCCGTGGTGCCCGCCTATATGCCGCATGTGATCTCGGCCGAAGCCCGCGACATCCTTGCACTGAAGATCGAGCCGGAGACCGTCGACTCCGATGGACTGCCCGGCTTCATCCGTCAGGTGCTGGCGGCACCGGGTACCGCCGGCATCGTCGATGCGCCCGATGTGGTGGCGCGGGTCCGTGCGGCCCACAGCGCCCTGGCGGCGCGTGCCGGCAGCGCCTGCCCGCCGGCCCATGCCTTCGATCGCAGCTTCTTCGGTGCCGCCATCCCGTCGCGACCGATGGATTGGCGGATCCGCGCCGTGGTGCGCGCGGCACCCTCGGATGTCTCGGCCTTTCCATCGGCGGAGGCCTGTGCGGTTTCCGTCGATTTGTCCGTATCGCGGTTTCTGCACCTGTTCCGCGACCAGACGGGGGTGAGTTTCCGCAACTGGCGCGCCTGGAAACGGGCGCGGATCTCGCTCGCCCATGTCAATCGCAACCCCAATCTGGCGCATCTGGCGCTGGATGTCGGCTATCCCGACCAGGCCCATTTCAGCCGGTCCATCCGCAATATCTTCGGTCTCAGGCCCCGCGACATCGTCGCCGGCTCGCGCCGGCTCGATATCCGGCTGACCGACGGCATCCTGCCGCCGGGGCTGGCCCCGGCCGGAGCATCGGCGCTGCGCTGATCCGGTTCTGGTTCTCTCCGCTGGAGGCACCCCCATGACACGGCCCGACCAGACCCTGCACGCCGCTAATCTTGCCTTTGAACACCCCCGCGTGATCGATCTGGTGGCGCGCGGGGCGATGTTGAACCCCGACGGCACGGCGCTGGTGCATCTGAACACGCCCGACGATGTCGGCACGGCGCCGATCGCCCACGACCGGCTGATGGGCCTGCTGTCGGCGGCGGCAGGGCGGTTCCGCGTGCTGGCGCAGAATGAGAATGATGGCGCAGGCGACAGCGGGCCGGTGGTGGCCATCCTGGTGCCGAGTTGCCCGTCGCTGGTGGTGGCTTTGTGGGCGGCGATGTGGGCCGGCGTCGCCATGCCGCTGAACCTGCTGTTCAGCCGCGAGGCGATTGCCGCTCAGCTTGCCGCATCGGGTGCCCGGTTGCTGATCGTGCCGCCGGCCGGCGCGCCGGCGGGGTTGTATGAGAAGGTGGCCGGGCTGGATGCCGAGATCCCCGGCCTGCGGATCGTCACCGCCACAGTCGACGGCACGGTCGCCTTCGATGGCGAGACGCTGGAACCCGATCCGGACTGGCGGTCCCGCCTGACCGAAGGCCGCGCCAGCGCCGATCCCGACCGGGTGGCGGCGCTGTATCCAACCGGCGGCACCACCGGCGCCCCCAAACTGGCACGGCTGACCGAACGCAATATGGTCGCTTCGGCGATCGGCTCGATGCTGTCGATCGATTATCGCGCCGATGACCGGGTGCTGGCGGGCCTGCCGTTGTTTCATGTCGGCGGCGCCTTTGTCGGCTGTCTTGCCTCATTCGCCGCCGGGGCGGCCATGATCATTCCCACCCTGGCCGGTTTCGGCATCCGGCGGTGGTGGCGGGCTTCTGGTCGATCGTCGAACGCCACCGCATCACCATCGGCGCCCTGGTGCCGACCAGCCTGGGTGCTGTGGCGGCGGTGCCGACCGGTGGCGCCGATCTGTCGTCGCTGCGCTTCGTTGGCACCGGTGCGTCGACCTGTCCGCCCGAGGTGCTGAAGCGGTTCCTGGCCGCCTGGGGTGGCGATGCCGTGCGCCAGGTCTATGGCATGACCGAGTTTGCCGGCGCGATCGCGCAGGTCCATCATGACGTGACGCCGGATGGCGCCGCGGTGGGTCTGCCGCTGGCTCAGGCCGATGTCGCCATCCTGACCGATGACGGCAAGCTGCATCAGGGGCCATCGACCCCCACCGGCGAATTGCTGGTGCGTGGCCCGCAGGTGTTCGCCGGCTATGTCGATGCCCGCCAGACCGCCGGTGCCTTCCACGATGGCTGGCTGCGCACCGGCGATATCTGCCGGATCGGCGAGACCGGCCAGTTGCACATTGCCGGCCGGATCAAGGATCTGATCATCCGCGGCGGCCATAATATCGACCCGATGGCGCTGGAGGATGCCGCCATGGCCCATCCGGGCGTGGCGCTGGCGGCGGCGGTGGGCCTGCCCGATGCTTATGCCGGCGAGGTGC
This genomic stretch from Tistrella bauzanensis harbors:
- a CDS encoding enoyl-CoA hydratase codes for the protein MPIAVERRGRIASITFNRPETGNLMNATLFAALRDALREAAGDDAVRVVRLGSTGEAFTRGGDLHEFMHNPLKDGWERSALYDCTLELARFPKPIVAAVQGPAIGGGSTLILNCDIVVASDRAGFVFPFSSLGLCPEIGSSYLLPLAVGERRARDWMLTSRRISAEEARDAGLITELVPHEQLEARADAIAEQLAGYSGAAMSATKKLLQEVHLAALEAAIQAELRALSVLMEGPAVKEAVGAFFDKRKPDFSTVA
- a CDS encoding AMP-binding protein, which produces MTRPDQTLHAANLAFEHPRVIDLVARGAMLNPDGTALVHLNTPDDVGTAPIAHDRLMGLLSAAAGRFRVLAQNENDGAGDSGPVVAILVPSCPSLVVALWAAMWAGVAMPLNLLFSREAIAAQLAASGARLLIVPPAGAPAGLYEKVAGLDAEIPGLRIVTATVDGTVAFDGETLEPDPDWRSRLTEGRASADPDRVAALYPTGGTTGAPKLARLTERNMVASAIGSMLSIDYRADDRVLAGLPLFHVGGAFVGCLASFAAGAAMIIPTLAGFGIRRWWRASGRSSNATASPSAPWCRPAWVLWRRCRPVAPICRRCASLAPVRRPVRPRC
- a CDS encoding aminotransferase class III-fold pyridoxal phosphate-dependent enzyme, coding for MADRRQRNPGGDARVFFSGFTYSGHPVAAAAALANLDVIERDGLLAHVRRVMPHFAARLRALEDLPVVAEVRVIGLMAGVECTLDAAHPDEDRDYALTLRVDRHCQRMGLLVRPVYNMCVMSPPLIITEAQIDRMVDILRAGIEQAMAEVAAESRASA
- the cas6 gene encoding CRISPR system precrRNA processing endoribonuclease RAMP protein Cas6, which produces MALDLLTPLALRRGGAMVQDPQGLLGALAGRINGLALWHGVAIDEPHDSVRRRSEGAIWDATDCRMHSWQRRAGKDQRPAVAMSGLIGRLVIHQLPAALLPVLVVGQATHAGSHAALGLGRYRLMIDDRERPSTPPAADRRRRGPIADRAG
- a CDS encoding acetyl-CoA carboxylase biotin carboxylase subunit, which gives rise to MAKLSPFSTILVANRGEIARRVMRTARKLGYRTVAVYSDADAGAAHVAEADRAVHIGAAAPSASYLRIEAIIAAAKAAGADAIHPGYGFLAENAGFARACAEAGIVFIGPSPEAIVAMGDKAGAKRVMEAAGVPCVPGYQGENQDEATLIAEADRIGFPVMIKATAGGGGRGMRLVEDAASFPERLRSARSEAQSAFGNPDVIIERAIIAPRHVEIQVIADRHGNVLHLGERDCSVQRRHQKVIEEAPSPAVDADLRARMGETAVQAARAIGYEGAGTLEFLLDAQGRFYFMEMNTRLQVEHPVTEAVTGLDLVELQLIAASGAALPITQQQVQVRGHAIEVRLCAEDPTQGFMPQSGRFRAWAPTTALRVDHALGGDPEISPYYDSMIAKIIAHGETREDARRKLIHGLEDTVALGIATNQAFLGRCLAHPVFAAGGATTAFIGEHGDDLLARDTAFDHRAAAAAALLLHGIAIDGRPVAGRSLTHTLPVPVLFKLDGAPVSVSISRSGPGTYEAEVDGTVLTLAPSVLAPQTVDGAGRLVVTIDGTAETVHLARDGNHLYLHLSGRPVRIDDLSFEPAHRAGEAAGDGRIKAAMNGRVVAVLAAIGDAVDQGQPLVTLEAMKMEHVHKADCTGTITAITVSEGDQVASGHVMVEIEAAAPAAAG
- a CDS encoding acyl-CoA dehydrogenase family protein; translation: MNTLRSPFLSADHLDWQDTLRRWVAREITPFVNDWDEAGSFPRALYRKAAAIGLLGLGYPEEYGGVPADRFMAVIAGRELARCGAGGVPASLLSHTIGSPPILKAGSAELKARVLPGILAGEKISALAITEPNGGSDVASIRTKARLDGDHYVVSGEKTFITSGMRADYYTVAVRTGGPGRGGISLLVIEADSPGFSRTPLKKMGWWSSDTATLHFDEVRVPVENLIGEEGSAFRTIMLNFNDERIALATTACAFARVCVDEAIAYARERVTFGKPLSQHQVIRHKLVDMAQRVEVTEAFIERLVWCLDQGDNPVAQICMAKNQATQTMAYCASEAVQIFGGAGYMRGAAVERIYREVKVNAIGGGAEEIMKDLASRQMGL
- a CDS encoding glutathione S-transferase family protein, whose product is MITLYHCHDARSFRPLWALEELGLDYELKMLPFPPRVFQKPYLEINPLGTIPTMLDQGKRMTESAAICQYLAARYGPTPLAVGVEEPDFGPYLNFLHFGEATLTFPQTLVLRYGTFEPAERKQPQVVEDYTKWFLARLRLVEQITGEQDYICAGRFTMADISVGYALLLAQNIGIGHHLPPNVRAYWDRLAARDGYLRAKAAQNTASEDQGVAITAVGPKP
- a CDS encoding crotonase/enoyl-CoA hydratase family protein, whose amino-acid sequence is MDGTTPATLPVFSTLALRLDGAVAWISLNRPDKANAMSAPMWPELKAAMAWLDETPAARVGVITGAGRYFTAGIDLAMLVEMKQSVADPCDGRQGEKLRRKILEIQDTITAIERCRKPVIAAVNGPCIGGGIDLITACCMRYCTEEAWFSVKEVDVGLAADVGTLQRLPKVIGEGLARELAYTARKVTAAEAASMHLVNRVYPDVDALNQGVAAIAADIASKSPLAVRGTKEMITYVRDHSVADGLNYIATWNAAMLLSDDLSEALAAFQEKRPARFRD
- a CDS encoding helix-turn-helix domain-containing protein; its protein translation is MRAEGVTGIGDARLMLIGPERLFYAGLLGRPGVRNLGGIAIYVASAGRIVVRAGGGPDRVGSCAVVPAYMPHVISAEARDILALKIEPETVDSDGLPGFIRQVLAAPGTAGIVDAPDVVARVRAAHSALAARAGSACPPAHAFDRSFFGAAIPSRPMDWRIRAVVRAAPSDVSAFPSAEACAVSVDLSVSRFLHLFRDQTGVSFRNWRAWKRARISLAHVNRNPNLAHLALDVGYPDQAHFSRSIRNIFGLRPRDIVAGSRRLDIRLTDGILPPGLAPAGASALR
- a CDS encoding acyl-CoA carboxylase subunit beta; translated protein: MTQISSTISTGAESFQANRRDMLAQIDRMRNLEARTRKASAASKPRFEKRHQLLPRERVALLLDPGTPFIELSTLAGYLMDSTDPEKSTPGAGVIAGIGFVSGVRVMINASDSGIDAGALQPMGLAKQLRAQELALENKLPYVQLVESAGANLMNYRVEDFVHGGSMFRNLARLSAAGLPVVTVTHGSSTAGGAYQTGLSDYIVMVRDRTRAFLAGPPLLKAATGEVATEEELGGALMHTTISGLGDYLAEDDRHAIAIARDIVAGLDWDAGIPAPAPERAPVPPKLDPEELLGVMPQDHKRPVDMKQVIARIVDDSDFLEFGERYGGATVCGHARIEGFAVGIITNNGPIDPAGANKATHFIQACCQSETPIIYLNNTTGYMVGRAYEEAGMIKHGSKMIQAVTSATVPQITIYCGASFGAGNYGMCGRGFHPRFCFSWPNAKTAVMGGEQAAGTMAIVTAAAAKRKGIEPDAEKLQALQDRIINIFDSQMSVFATSSRLLDDGVIDPRDTRAVLAEVLSICREAEARTPRRMQFSVARP